ctaacccacaatccttgggtaatcggaaataaagacacttagcaaacaaagaaaaagaaaaaaaaagaaaataaataaaaatgctactctaaggcaccaagccttagcaatgctcggctttggtttgcaccgaagcctaatcaaagctatgagcctagtgatgactatttacaatgaagtAGAAATTGTCACTGAAAATGTAATTTGCATTTCTAATAACTaaagtgcaagaatttaaataGAAACTTTAATtaataactaaattaaataaaggaagGAAAAGTAACAAATGAATATAGATATGGGATTGGTAGTTAGGGGTGatcctaaccctaattcaatgctctagatgctaatttgatttacgtgaaatttattaaagatggtagaagccgtacccaaggcttttcaaggctcaagggccgaaattccctttcatggtattcctactccggttcaagggccgtaggaactcacttgacatgaattagagccggttcaagggtcactaattcacatcaagaggcctagagttcgaggaattaggcaaccaagctcaccataattgcgatcaagctaatcatgtagtgaaccatgcttgtacttcccatgaatattaaatcggggttctagctctaaaatctaaggatgtcatcccctaaattttaatctagaatattaaaacacatacccaagagttgacaattcctaagcatgcattctaatcgattatcacaaaacacaagcatccaatcattaacaaatttcatatataaataaaagggaaaatttcacaaacagtacaccaagtaaaggccactaataattcttatacataaagtttcaaaccaatcatttcggtacacgaaatctgaaactcgatcCACTATCAGTACATGACGTTAATGACACCGttaatttgacaccaaaatgtctattatgccctcaattcttttttttttaataattttttttttctattctttttttttttccttcgtttttataatttatctctttcttcttccttcttccggctCCAGGATGTGAACTTTGCCCatcaaattattaaattaaagtCCTCCTCGCTGTATACTATATCCCAACCTCTTGTCTCttcctcctttcttcttcttcttcttctgcttcactCTCCCTGTTGGAGTCCAGATCGCTCTGGTCCGACCCGGAAGTCATCAACTCATGGGAGCTCAAGGCCGGCCTCGACGCCAACAGCTTCCGGTTCTCGCCGCTCCTGCCGCCGAAACCCTTCTCGATTCGGACCCCGAAAACCGCGGATAAAGAGAACTCCAACCCGAACCGGTCTGTTTTAGTCAAAGGCCCGCTCGACCGGTTCGAGAGTATATGCCCGCCGGGGGGAGAGAACAAACTGGTGCTGTATACGACGTCATTGCGGGGAGTGCGGAAGACTTTCGAGGCGTGCAATGCGGTCCGGGCGGCGATGGAGAATCTCGGCGTGATGGTCTGCGAGAGTGACGTGTCGATGGATCGCGGAATCTGAGAAGAGTTGAATGACTTGATGGAGGGGAAAGGCAGAGACGCGGCGGTGCCGCGGAGGTTGTTTTTGAAGGGAAGATATATGGGTGGATCCGAGGAGGTGTTGAAGATTGTGGAGGAGGGGTTGTTGGGGGAGATTCTAGAAGGTCTACCCAAGAAGCGGGTCGGGTCGGTTTGCGAAGGGTGCGGAGAAGCGAAATTCTTGCCGTGTTTTCAGTGCAATGGGAGTTCGAAGATGGTGCTGGTGGTGAAAGAAGACGAGGTGGTGGTGGGGCAGAGGCAGGGAGGCGGCGGCACGGTGGTCGTGAGGTGTCCCGAGTGTAATGAGAATGGGTTGGTGCTCTGCCCAATTTGTAGCTGATTTTTCTGATGAAGCAGAAAGCTCAAAGCTTGGGTTTTGTAAGATTTTTTGAATTCTGTCTATTATAGTAAGATATTTAGTTTCTTATTTGGGGACTCTTCTTGAGTTTCTGGGaaatgactctctctctctcttttttgtctgtttatatatgtatgttgtGGTTTGAGAAGATCTTCTATTTGCTTCAACAATGCATAGGTTTAAAATACATGAACAAACAATTAGAGAGATAAAGGAGCAGGCTTTTCATTATAGAACTATTGATTCATAATGCCAGGTTAAATTACATGGAAAGAACGGAGTGACTGAAACTGAAGAACAGAAGGTGGGTTTTCATCGTGGGTGAGCTCGGAGTGATGGGCAAAGTTCACATCGTGGagccggaagaaggaagaagaaagagataaaaacgaaggaaaaaaaaaagaatagaaaaaaaaattatttaaaaaaaaaaagaattgagggcatcatagacattttggtgtcaagtTAACGGCGTCAATGACGCCGTGTACTGATAGTgagtcgagtttcagatttcatgtaccgaaatgattggtttgaaactttatgtataagaattattagtggcctttacttggtgtactgtttgcgaaattttccctaaataaaattaagcatccattacatcaaatttgggctagggcacacaaccctaacccccagcaaagaaattactcacaacccataattatgaacatcaaagatacaaaattcaaagagaaaagattatagaagtgtaggagaaaacaaaggtagccacaattagctagaaaactaatatgacttcccttgaattacaactcccacaaatacctaaagcttgaatcttgtagctCTTGATGAAATCTTGAagcttgtgtgagaaattctatgaatacccaaaagaaaactaaaactattatgaaaaatggaggagaagaaggagagagagcagcccaaaggggctgcctctgtttggtGTGGTGCGGCTACTGTAGCTGCTAgggttctctctcttttatttctgcCGAACTGCAAATATATATGGAGAGAATGGGTCTtgggtttttattttgtgtggcTTTGAAAGAGAAGGCCCATGATGGTGGTGCAACACGTGGCTGGtcacaaagagagagaaaagaatggtGGGCTGACCTTTTCTTCGTGAGAAAGAAGAAATGAGAGATATGAGGTCAACTGACGTGTGGCAGCGTGCTAGTGGccaaagagaaaacaatgaggTGATGGTGGGTGAGCAGCACGTGTAGTGCGTTTTGGTagtaaaagagagaaagaaatgtTGTTCCTCCTTGAATGATTAAACCCCAATGTTTAATTGTATTGCCGCCACGTGTCAAAAGGATAATTAAGCAATGGGTGATTAACCCATCATTCCTTGCACATGCTGCACCTCTTTTTTTTGtgcttaattaaccaattaagcaTAATTGCATTAATCAATTAACTTAATTGCTCAATTAAGATTTCCACAATTTCGTCTTTTTGCTAAAAACTCCGAATTGCTCCATTTCGCGTCATTTTCTCATAATTTCCgtaattccgcttattttctgtaaaataaataaaaaatagattaattacataataatttacttgaggattaacttatatatagtgttttagatataattacacataTATAAATGTGTATAATCACCTTCCATTCTCTACCCAATCACACTTAAATATAGGGATCCTAAATTTTTCATAGTCGAGCTCCAATATTTCATTGATCACCCCATAGAAGCTCATGTCATCAGTAACCAGCCCTTTACCCCTAGCACTTGCAACTTGTGATGTCTCAGCAAGCAAGTATACACCACTGTTTTGCGTCGATCGAAGATCATCACGAGCCTTTGTGTTATACTGAACTCCCCTTATTTTGTAACCACTAAACTTTGGAACTTCATTGCTTGGTTTATCTGCAAGCCACCTCACAATCTCGGGAATGTCACAACTTGGTTCACTGAGTTGACCAGCAACTTGCATAATTAGCAACATAACAGTTAATGTCTTATAATTAGAAATTTATATGAGGTAATGTCTTATAATTAGCAATTTACTGAAAACATTTACCCTCACCTTCAACCAATCagcaaatgttttgttttgcttgtcCGTAGGccactttttattatttttgaatcTTGGAAACTTATTCTTCAAATATTCCATGTGTTCACTGCAACAACCAACGAACAGGGTATAATTAGTGAATATAGTGTCTACTTTACTTAAAATTTTAACATAAATCATAATATTAGACAGAGGGGCAGTAAATTACCTAAAGTAGCTTCTGATTTCATCTGTGTTTTGAAGCACACAGAGATGAGCTTGGTCAAATAACTTGCCATAGACACTGACAACAGTAGCTCCTGAGGTCGGCTTGTCTTCTCTGTTTGGGGCAGTTGGGATGCCAACAGTAGTATCATTGAAAAAACTTTCTGCTATAAATTCAACCGCCTCTTCAGCAATATAACACCCGGCAATACAACCTTCTGGCCGATTTCTATTGCGAACATATCCTTTACATACCTTCATATACCTCTCGAATGGATACATCCATCAAAAGAAAACCGGTCCACATAACTCCACCTCTCTAACTAGGTGGACCGTTAGATGAACCATTATGTCAAAAAAGGATGGGGGGAAATATTTTTCCAATTCACACAATGTTTCAACAGATCACTTTGGATTTTTGACAGGCTTGACACATCAATAGTCTTGCTGCAGATTTCGTTGAAAAACAGGCATAGCCTAATCACATCAATTCTAACCGGCTTTTCAAGCACATCTCGGATGGCAATAGAGAGGAGTTGCTGCATTAAAGCATGACAATCATGGGATTTAAGTCCACTAAGCCTTAAATCATCCATGGAAACTAGATTTGATATGTTGGAAGAATAGTCTTCAGGAACCTTCATATTAAAAAAAGACCCATACATACATCTTTTTTTCATCTACAGTTAAGTTCCAACTTGCTAATGGCAAGCGCTGTTTTCTGGGACCTTCAAAATTATGCTGCAGTCCTAATCTAATACCCAGTTCTACCAAATCCAACCGTTTTTTCACCCAATCTTTTGTTTTTCCAGGAATATTTAACAAGGTCCCTATTAGACTATcgcatacattttttttttcaatatgcatCACATCAAGGCAGTGCCGAACCGATAGAAATTTCCAATAAGCAAGTTCAAAAAATATAGACTTTTTCTTCCAACAAGGCCTGGTTTCATCCTCGGCACCCTTATATGGAGGATGAGGATATTTCTTCCCAAAAGGCCACTTTTCAACTTCCTCCTCTACCCTACACAATACTTCTTCACATGTCAAAGGCACAGGAGGAGGTGAATGCTCAAGGAAGTTGTTGAAGGCAGCATTCTGCTTTCGATAGGGATGGTTTCTGCCTAAAAATCTTCGATGCCCAATGTATGCCATTTTCCCTCCATTAACTAGCCTTGtaggttttgttttttcaaggcaaatagGGCATGCATTATACCTCTTAACAATACTCCCAGAAAGGTTACCATAAGCTGGAAAATCATTTATTGTCCAAAATAGTAAACCCCTAAGAGTAAAGTATTCATTTTGTCTTGCATCATAAACTCCCCTAACTCCTTCCCACAACAATTTTAAGTCATCTATTAAAGGTTCCAAGTAGACATCGATGTCATTTCCTGGTTGTTTTGGCcctgatatcaataatattaacATCATATGTTTCCTCTTCATTATTAAACATGGAGGCAGATTGTAGGTCACAAGAATTACTGGCCAAGAACTATACTTGCTACTTAATGAACTATGGGGATTGAACCCATCTGATGACAATGCAAGTCTAAGGTTTCTAGGGTCAGAACCA
This portion of the Rosa chinensis cultivar Old Blush chromosome 1, RchiOBHm-V2, whole genome shotgun sequence genome encodes:
- the LOC112165478 gene encoding uncharacterized protein LOC112165478; the protein is MEYDSDQSESVQCNEGAEYEVELGSDMELEDDEDEGLSNECNEFRQFVDDANKSLYPGCDRHTKLNVLVRLYNLKAKHGMSYSAYSNWLIAFAEFLPVGNEIPASVYNTKKTLSALGMDYTKIYACPNDCILYRKEYVDETKCPRCGLSRWKIGKNFKERDGVPAKVLWYFPPIPRFKKMFQSSETCKSLTWHATDRKHDGLMRHLADVASWKLVDEKWSDFGSDPRNLRLALSSDGFNPHSSLSSKYSSWPVILVTYNLPPCLIMKRKHMMLILLISGPKQPGNDIDVYLEPLIDDLKLLWEGVRGVYDARQNEYFTLRGLLFWTINDFPAYGNLSGSIVKRYNACPICLEKTKPTRLVNGGKMAYIGHRRFLGRNHPYRKQNAAFNNFLEHSPPPVPLTCEEVLCRVEEEVEKWPFGKKYPHPPYKGAEDETRPCWKKKSIFFELAYWKFLSVPEDYSSNISNLVSMDDLRLSGLKSHDCHALMQQLLSIAIRDVLEKPVCKGYVRNRNRPEGCIAGCYIAEEAVEFIAESFFNDTTVGIPTAPNREDKPTSGATVVSVYGKLFDQAHLCVLQNTDEIRSYFSEHMEYLKNKFPRFKNNKKWPTDKQNKTFADWLKVRVNVFIAGQLSEPSCDIPEIVRWLADKPSNEVPKFSGYKIRGVQYNTKARDDLRSTQNSGVYLLAETSQVASARGKGLVTDDMSFYGVINEILELDYEKFRIPIFKCDWVENGR